From the Persephonella sp. genome, the window TGAGAGGGAATGTTTCAGGAAGTTTTCATCATCTCTCTCAGGATAATCCCTTCTTGCGTGGGCTCCTCTTGATTCTTTTCTCATCTCTGCTGTTATAGCGATAACTTCAGCAAGATCAAGAAGGTGTCCAAGCTCAAGATAGTTAATAAGAGCTGTGTTAAACAGCTTTCCGCTGTCTCCTGGGGCAAGATTTTTATATCTTTCTTTCAGCTCTTTTATCTTTTCTATAGCTTCCTGCATTGGTTTTTCTTCCCTGAATATTCCGACTTTGTCCCACATTGTCTGGGACATTTCCATTCTGATGTCGTTGATATTTTCTGTTCCTTCTTTTTTGAGAAGTTCCTCTACCTCTTTTCTTGCCCTTTCTTCTTCAGCTTTATAGTTATAAGAGTTATCTTCAGGTTTATTCCTTGCATACTCAACAGCGTGAGCACCTGCAGGTTTTCCAAATACAACGATATCAAGGAGGGAATTTCCACCAAGTCTGTTTGCACCGTGAACAGAAACACATGCACACTCACCAACAGCATAAACACCTTTTACCGGTGTCATAGAGGATTTGTAATCCTCAACATGTATTCCGCCCATTGAGTAATGGGCTGTTGGTCTTACAGGAATAGGTTCTTCAATAGGATCAACCCCTTCAAAGTCTATAGCAAGCATCCTTATCTGTGGAAGTCTTTCTTTTATCTTTTTTGCACCAAGGTGTCTTAGATCAAGATGGACATAAGCCATCATACCTTCTCCCCAGCCTCTTCCTTCAATAATTTCAGTCTCCATTGCCCTTGAAACCAGATCCCTTGGTGCAAGTTCCATTTTGCTGGGGGCATACTTTTCCATAAATCTTTCGCCTTTGTTGTTAATCAGATATCCACCTTCACCTCTTGCACCTTCTGTAACAAGTATTCCTGTTGATCTTAAGCCAGTAGGGTGAAACTGGACAAACTCCATGTCTTTAAGGGGAATTCCTGCTCTGTAGCATATAGCCATACCGTCTCCTGTGGAACCGATGGCGTTTGTATTCCTAACCCAGTAAACCCTTGCATATCCCCCTGTTGCAAATATAACAGCTTTTGCTTTTATTACATGAACTTCCCCATTTCTTATATCTATAGCAACAACACCTTTAGCTTCTCCGTTGTCAACCAGAAGCTCTTTTACAAACCATTCGTTTAAAAACTCAACATCATTTTTCAGACATTGTTCATACAGCGTATGGAGGATAACGTGTCCTGTTTTGTCTGCTGCATAACATGTTCTTGGAAAACCAGCACCTCCAAAAGGTCTCTGGGCTATCCTTCCGTCTGGGAGCCTTGAAAATGGAACCCCGAGGTGTTCAAGTTCGTATATTATTTTTGGAGCCTGTGTGCACATATACTCTATAGCGTCCTGATCACCAAGGTAGTCAGAACCTTTAACAGTATCAAAAGTATGAACCTCAGGGTTGTCAGAAGGATCAACATTAGCAAGTGCTGCATTTATTCCACCCTGAGCAGCTCCTGTATGTGATCTTGTAGGATAAACCTTTGTTATCACTCCAATTTTAAGATCTTTTGCTTTACTTGCTTCAAGTGCTGCCATTAATCCGCCGCCGCCTGCACCTACGATTAAAACATCATAACTAAGCATTACAACCCTCCTTTTAAAAAATCAAACGTGGTTTTATTATAAATCAATGAAAAAATATTTTCTATAAATCCTGCTTAAGAATTCTTTTTATCCCTTTGTCTCCTATATCTTTTCTGTAATGGGCACCTTCAAAATGTATCTTATCTATAGCTTTGTAGACTTTTTCTTTTGCTTCCATAAGTGTATTACCGACGGCTGTCACTGTTAAAACCCTTCCACCTGCTGTGATAAGTTTTCCATCTTTCAGATCTGTCCCTGCGTGAAAAACGACAATATCCGGATCTTCCTCTGCTTTTTCAATCCCTGTTATCTCAAACCCTTTTTCATACTTTCCGGGATAACCTTTTGATGCCATAACAACCCCTATTGACCATCTGTTGCTCCATTCAGGTTGAACGCTATCTATTTTTCCATCAAGAATATCAAGCATATGCTGTAATAGATCACTCTCAAGCCTCCTCATTATAGGCTGTGTTTCTGGATCTCCCATTCTGACATTAAACTCAAGAACATTTATACCTTTTGGACCTATCATCAGACCTGCGTAAAGAAATCCTCTCATCTGCCTTCCTTCAGCTTTCATTCCCTTTAGAGTAGGATACATAATCTTTTCAAGTATCTGTTTTTCTATCTCAGGTGTTATCACCGGTGCTGGTGAGTAAGCTCCCATACCTCCTGTGTTCGGTCCTTTATCCCCGTCAAAAACCCTTTTGTGATCCTGAGAAGTTGCCATAGGAACAAGTTTTTCCCCGTCAACCATAGCTATATATGATGCTTCCTCCCCTTCAAGAAACTCCTCTATAACTATCCTCTTGCTTGCCTCACCAAACCTTCCTCCAAACATATCTTTGACTGTTTCTATAGCTTCCTTTTCTGTGTTTGCTATAACAACACCTTTCCCGGCAGCAAGGCCGTCTGCTTTTATTACTATAGGTGTTCCCATCTTTTTAATGAAATCTACAGCATCTTTCTCATTATCAAATGTTTCATAAAATGCCGTAGGTATTCCGTATTTTTTCATAAAGTTTTTGGCAAATACCTTGCTTGCTTCCAAGATGGCAGCATTTTTTTTGTGCCCAAATATTCTTAATCCTGCCTGTTCAAATGCATCAACTATTCCTTCTGAAAGGGGCTGTTCTGGACCAACAACTGTGAGATCAATCTTTTCTTTTCTTGCAAAGTCAACCAGTTTTTCAACATCTGTAGGGGATATATCTACTTTTTCAGCTATCTGCCATATCCCGGCATTTCCTCTGGCAGCATAGAGCTTAGTGAGAAGAGGACTTTGTTTTATTTTCCATGCGAGGGCATGCTCTCTTCCTCCATTTCCAACAACAAGAACTTTCATCTATTCCACCTCTCCTGAAGTTTTTTGAAGGGCTTTTATTTCAGGTTCTATTATGTAGCTGTAGCTTTCCCTTTCCCTGATTACAAAATATTCGTTCCCATCAACAAGCACCTCTGCAGCTCTGGGTCTTGAATTGTAATTTGAAGACATTGAAAAGCCGTAGGCTCCTGCACTCATAACGGCAAGATAATCACCTCTTTGGAGATCATCAATCTCCCTATCAACAGCAAAAAAATCACCTGTTTCACATATGGGACCGACTATGTCTGCAACTACCTTTTTTTTCTTTTTTGTAACAGGCAGAATATGGTGATAAGCATTGTACATTGCTGGTCTCAGCAGATCATTCATTCCAGAGTCTATAATAATAAAATGTTTTTCACCTTTGTCTTTAAGGAATAAAACCTGTGATACCAAAGCACCTGCCTCACCTATCAAAGACCTTCCCGGCTCAACAATAAGTTTTAAGCCTGTTTCTTTTACGACAGGAATAACTATCCTTGCAAGATCTTCAGGCTCAGGAGGTCTGTCTTCTGGTCTATACTTAATTCCAAGCCCTCCACCAATATCAATATGTTCCAGCTCAATCCCTATTTTTTTTAGTTTAAAAACAAGCTCAACAGTTTTTTCAACAGCTTCTTTGTATGGAGAAACATCCATTATCTGTGAGCCGATATGACAATGAATACCGACCACATTTAAATTTTTTTTCTTTAAAGCTATCTCATAAGCCTTAAGGGCATCTTCCATGTCTATTCCAAACTTGCTCTCTCTTAATCCTGTTGATATGTATGGGTGTGTTTTAGGGTTTACGTCTGGATTTATTCTTATTGAAATGTTTGCTTTTTTCCCAAAACTACCGGCTATACGGTCAATAACTTCAATTTCCATGAAGCTCTCAACATTAAATGAGAGAATACCAGCTTTTACAGCTTCTAAAAGCTCTTTATCTGTTTTACCAACCCCTGCATAAACTATCTTTTTTGGGTCAAATCCAGCTTTCAGTCCTCTGTAAAGCTCTCCTCCTGAAACAATATCAAGACCAAGACCGTTTTCCCTAAATATCTCAAGAATAGAAAGGTTAGAGTTTGCCTTTGCAGCATAGCATATAAGGGTTGGGTAGTTCTGGAAAGCTTTTTTATACCTGTTTATTTTATCTAAAATTGCATTTTTACTGTAAACATAAAATGGTGTTCCTATATCTTTAGCTATTTTTTTTAATGAAACATTTTCGCAGTGAAGCTCATTCTCAATGTAAGGAAAATAATGGCTGAAAGAGTTTCCCATTATTTGAGGTTTTCCTCCTTCAAAATTGAAATTTTCGCTTAAAGTATATTATGATAGTGTATATACCAAAATTACACAAGAGAGAAAACTTTGGGATTAGAGATTAAGGGAGTCACTGTTCCGGCTTTACTTATCAGATTAGATGGTGGAAAAACCTTTGAAGAAAATCTTAAAGAACTTGAGGAAAAATTATCATCAACTTTTTTTAAAGGTTCAGTCTCTATACTTGATTTGTCTGATTCGGACCTTTCTGAAGAACAGATAGAAAAATTAGAAAATATTCTGAAAAAGTACAATACCAGAGTTTTAGGTTACAAAGCAGAAAACAAAAAGCCTGAAAGAAAAATACCTGAAATAACAGAAAAAAAATCCCTCAAAATAATAAACAAGACTGTAAGAAGCGGTCAGAGAATAGAGTATGATGGAGATGTTCTTGTTATTGGAGATGTAAATCCTGATGCTTACATAATAGCTTCTGGGAACATAATAGTTATGGGAACTTTAAGAGGGATAGTCCATGCAGGGGCAAATGGAGATGAAACAGCTGTTGTTATGGCATTAAAACTGATACCTCAACAGCTCAGGATTGGAAGCTTTTTTACCCGCTCTCCAGACAATCCAGAAGTGCCTGAGCATCCAGAAAAGGCATACATAGAAAATAACCAGATTGTGATAGAAAGAATTAAATAAAGAGGTAATTAAAATGGCAAGAGTTATAGTCGTAACTTCAGGAAAAGGTGGGGTTGGGAAAACAACTGTAACAGCCAACATAGCAACGGCTCTTGCATCTATGGGTAAAAAGGTTCTGACAATAGATGCTGATATAGGTCTGAGAAATCTGGATATGATACTTGGTCTTGAAAACAGGATAGTTTATGATATCGTTGATGTTGTTGAAGGGAGGGTTCTTCCAAAAAAAGCCTTTGTAAAAGATAAAAGAGGACTTCCTTTATTCCTCCTTCCTGCTGCACAGACAAAGGACAAAGATGCTGTTAAACCACAGCAGCTACAGGCAATAGTTGATGAGGTAAGAGAAGATTTTGATTATATATTCATAGATTCTCCTGCCGGTATAGAAAGCGGTTTTAAAACAGCTGCAACCCCAGCTGATGAGGCTTTGATCGTAACAAATCCGGAAGTTTCTTCAGTAAGAGATGCAGATAGGATAATTGGACTTCTTGAGAAAATGGAAAAGGAAAAAATGAGACTGATAATAAACAGGATAAAAATCCATCAGGTTAGAAAAGGTGAGATGCTTTCTGTAGAAGATGTCGAAGAGATTTTACAAATTCCAAAAGTGGGTATAGTTCCTGATGAGGAAAAAATGGTTGATTTTACCAACAAGGGAGAACCTATAGTTCTCCATGAAAGTGAGTATCCTGCTGCAAAAGCCCTTGTTAACATAGCAAGAAGACTTGAAGGTGAAGAAGTTCCATTTAACGAGCTTGAATTTAAAAAAGGATTTTTTGCCAGATTATTCGGGAGGTAATAATGTCTATATTTGATCTTTTTAAAAGGAAGAGATCTTCCGAGGTTGCCAAAAAAAGATTAATGATGGTTCTTTCTTATGAAAGGCAGGGACTACCTCCTAATTTTGCAGATATACTTCAGGAAGATCTTATCCAGGTTTTTTCCAAGTATCCCCAGTTTGATTCAAAAAGTATAGAAGTTGAGCTTAAAAATGATGGAGAAGTTGATCAGCTCTGGATCAGCATACCTTTTGCAAAAGGAAGAAGGCAGTAAATGGTGAGGAAACTTCCTCAAAATAGGCTGACGGTGGCTCTGCCTAAAGGGAGACTTTTTGATCAGGTTATCTCAATTTTTGCCTCTGCAGGGATAATAGAAAACCTGATAAAACAGGACTCCAGAAAGCTTATTTTACAGACAGATAAATTCAATTTTTTACTGGTAAGGGCTAAAGATGTTCCGGTTTATGTGGAATACGGCGTCGCAGATATAGGGGTTGCAGGTGACGATCTTTTATTTGAGACGAAACCAGACGTGTATATACCTGTTGATCTTGGTGTGGGTGCATGCACGATAATGGTTGCCGGACTTCCTGAAGACAGGGATAAATATTTTTCTAATCCAACATCATTAAAAGTGGCAACAAAATATCCTAATATTGCAAGGGATTTTTTTGGAAAAAAAGGGATAAAGGTTCAGATTATAGAGCTTTATGGTTCAATAGAGCTTGCTCCACTTGTTGGACTTGCGGATTTTATTGTGGATATTGTTGAAACAGGAAGAACTCTCAGGGAAAACGGGCTTGTGGTATTAGAAGAGATAAGCCCTTCCTCTGCGAAACTTATAGTTAACAGAGCAAGCTATAAAACGAAAAACGAAGAAGTTATGCCTTTAATAGAAAAACTTGAAAACACTCTTGTTAAGGGGTAAAAAAATGGGACATCACCATGAGAAGCATATAGCTGTTATACTTGCAGCAGGTAAAGGAACAAGATTTAGATCAAAAAAACCAAAAGTGGTACACAGAATACTTGGAAAGCCTATGATACATTATGTATCCCTTGCAGTCAGATGGAGTAATCCTGACAAGATGATATATGTTGTTGGGCATGAAAAACAGCAGGTTATAAAGGCTATAAACTGTCTTAACTGTGTTTATGTTGAACAGAAAGAACAGCTTGGAACAGGGCATGCTGTTGCTGTAACAAAGCCTTACTGGGAGAATTTTGATGGTATAGTCTTGATTGTTAACGGGGATCTTCCTCTTGTGGAAGGAGAAACGCTTAAGAATGCTGTCAAATATATGGAAGCTCTTATGAAATTTGAAGGAGCACCGGCAGAAGGTGGACAGGATTTCAGGAATGAAGATGTAGCAGGTGTTGTAATCACCACAAAAGTTCCAAATCCTTTAGGCTACGGCAGAGTAATAAAAGATAAAAACCACAAAATAGTAAGAATAGTTGAGGAAAAAGATGCAACCTATCAGGAGCAGCAGATTGATGAGATAAACACAGGCATATACCTGTTTTATGCACCTTATCTGAAGCAGGTTATTGACAGGCTTGAGAACAAAAATGCACA encodes:
- the hisG gene encoding ATP phosphoribosyltransferase; translation: MVRKLPQNRLTVALPKGRLFDQVISIFASAGIIENLIKQDSRKLILQTDKFNFLLVRAKDVPVYVEYGVADIGVAGDDLLFETKPDVYIPVDLGVGACTIMVAGLPEDRDKYFSNPTSLKVATKYPNIARDFFGKKGIKVQIIELYGSIELAPLVGLADFIVDIVETGRTLRENGLVVLEEISPSSAKLIVNRASYKTKNEEVMPLIEKLENTLVKG
- the minE gene encoding cell division topological specificity factor MinE, whose amino-acid sequence is MSIFDLFKRKRSSEVAKKRLMMVLSYERQGLPPNFADILQEDLIQVFSKYPQFDSKSIEVELKNDGEVDQLWISIPFAKGRRQ
- the minD gene encoding septum site-determining protein MinD, producing the protein MARVIVVTSGKGGVGKTTVTANIATALASMGKKVLTIDADIGLRNLDMILGLENRIVYDIVDVVEGRVLPKKAFVKDKRGLPLFLLPAAQTKDKDAVKPQQLQAIVDEVREDFDYIFIDSPAGIESGFKTAATPADEALIVTNPEVSSVRDADRIIGLLEKMEKEKMRLIINRIKIHQVRKGEMLSVEDVEEILQIPKVGIVPDEEKMVDFTNKGEPIVLHESEYPAAKALVNIARRLEGEEVPFNELEFKKGFFARLFGR
- the lysA gene encoding diaminopimelate decarboxylase, with the translated sequence MGNSFSHYFPYIENELHCENVSLKKIAKDIGTPFYVYSKNAILDKINRYKKAFQNYPTLICYAAKANSNLSILEIFRENGLGLDIVSGGELYRGLKAGFDPKKIVYAGVGKTDKELLEAVKAGILSFNVESFMEIEVIDRIAGSFGKKANISIRINPDVNPKTHPYISTGLRESKFGIDMEDALKAYEIALKKKNLNVVGIHCHIGSQIMDVSPYKEAVEKTVELVFKLKKIGIELEHIDIGGGLGIKYRPEDRPPEPEDLARIVIPVVKETGLKLIVEPGRSLIGEAGALVSQVLFLKDKGEKHFIIIDSGMNDLLRPAMYNAYHHILPVTKKKKKVVADIVGPICETGDFFAVDREIDDLQRGDYLAVMSAGAYGFSMSSNYNSRPRAAEVLVDGNEYFVIRERESYSYIIEPEIKALQKTSGEVE
- the purD gene encoding phosphoribosylamine--glycine ligase, whose amino-acid sequence is MKVLVVGNGGREHALAWKIKQSPLLTKLYAARGNAGIWQIAEKVDISPTDVEKLVDFARKEKIDLTVVGPEQPLSEGIVDAFEQAGLRIFGHKKNAAILEASKVFAKNFMKKYGIPTAFYETFDNEKDAVDFIKKMGTPIVIKADGLAAGKGVVIANTEKEAIETVKDMFGGRFGEASKRIVIEEFLEGEEASYIAMVDGEKLVPMATSQDHKRVFDGDKGPNTGGMGAYSPAPVITPEIEKQILEKIMYPTLKGMKAEGRQMRGFLYAGLMIGPKGINVLEFNVRMGDPETQPIMRRLESDLLQHMLDILDGKIDSVQPEWSNRWSIGVVMASKGYPGKYEKGFEITGIEKAEEDPDIVVFHAGTDLKDGKLITAGGRVLTVTAVGNTLMEAKEKVYKAIDKIHFEGAHYRKDIGDKGIKRILKQDL
- the minC gene encoding septum site-determining protein MinC, giving the protein MGLEIKGVTVPALLIRLDGGKTFEENLKELEEKLSSTFFKGSVSILDLSDSDLSEEQIEKLENILKKYNTRVLGYKAENKKPERKIPEITEKKSLKIINKTVRSGQRIEYDGDVLVIGDVNPDAYIIASGNIIVMGTLRGIVHAGANGDETAVVMALKLIPQQLRIGSFFTRSPDNPEVPEHPEKAYIENNQIVIERIK
- the sdhA gene encoding succinate dehydrogenase flavoprotein subunit; amino-acid sequence: MLSYDVLIVGAGGGGLMAALEASKAKDLKIGVITKVYPTRSHTGAAQGGINAALANVDPSDNPEVHTFDTVKGSDYLGDQDAIEYMCTQAPKIIYELEHLGVPFSRLPDGRIAQRPFGGAGFPRTCYAADKTGHVILHTLYEQCLKNDVEFLNEWFVKELLVDNGEAKGVVAIDIRNGEVHVIKAKAVIFATGGYARVYWVRNTNAIGSTGDGMAICYRAGIPLKDMEFVQFHPTGLRSTGILVTEGARGEGGYLINNKGERFMEKYAPSKMELAPRDLVSRAMETEIIEGRGWGEGMMAYVHLDLRHLGAKKIKERLPQIRMLAIDFEGVDPIEEPIPVRPTAHYSMGGIHVEDYKSSMTPVKGVYAVGECACVSVHGANRLGGNSLLDIVVFGKPAGAHAVEYARNKPEDNSYNYKAEEERARKEVEELLKKEGTENINDIRMEMSQTMWDKVGIFREEKPMQEAIEKIKELKERYKNLAPGDSGKLFNTALINYLELGHLLDLAEVIAITAEMRKESRGAHARRDYPERDDENFLKHSLSYYTEDGPKVEYSEVRITKYQPQERKY